GCTGGGACGGCAGGCCGGTGTATCACTACTGCGGGCTGGCGGCGTTCAGCGAGTACGCCGTGGTGCCGGCGCCCGCGTGCATCCCCCTGCCGGACGACATGCCGCTGGCCCCCGCCGCGCTGGTCGGATGCGCGGTGGCGACCGGTGTCGGCGCGGCGCTGTACACCGCGCACATCCGCCCCGGCGAGAGCGTGGTGGTTTACGGCGCGGGCGGAGTCGGACTGAACGCGATCCAAGGCGCGGCGCTGTGCGGGGCGTATCCGATCGTCGCCGTCGACCTCGGCGCAGAAAAAGAAGGCATTGCGCGGGTGATGGGAGCGACTCATTTCGTACAAGGCGGCGCGGGGGCCATCGAGGCGATCCGCACGCTGACCGGCGGGCGCGGCGCCGACCACGTGATCGAGACGGTGGGGGCCACGGCGGTGCAGGAACAGGCGCTCGGCGCGGTGCGCCCCGGCGGCGTGCTGACGCTGGTCGGGCTCTCGCCGATGGGCAGCGGGACGAACCTGCCCGGCGCGTTGATCGTGCGCAAGGAGTTCACGATCAAGGGGAGCTACTACGGATCGGTCAGCCCGCGCCGCGACTTCCCGCACTTCGTGGACCTGTATCAGACGGGCCGACTCAAGCTGGACGAGCTGATCGCGCGGACGTACCCGCTGGACGATGTCAACACCGCCTTCACCGACATGCTCGCCGGCGCGCCGGGCCGCGGTGTCGTGGTGTTCTGAGGGGCAAGTCTTGGAGGCGCTGCCTCCACACCTCCGCCAGAAGGCTTTCGCCCTCTGGACTCCTCCCCTCCACTACCCCACACCCGCCGGGGCGGCGGTGAACTCGCGGCGGATGGCGTCGATGCCGGCGTTGATCGGCGCGACGCTGCGCTCCCCGAACGCGGCAAAGATGCGGCTGAACGGCACGCCCAGCACCTTGTTACGGTAACGCCGCGAGCCGAAATACGCCTCGACATCCTCGACGCGGCCGTGATCGGCCACCAGAATGCTCGGTGTGTACTGCGAGAAGGCGTTGTGCCGGCCATCCCATGCGTTGGTCGAATTGCGATGCACGCCGTACCCGACCGTCAGCCCTTCCTGCGCCAGCCGAGCCTTGCCGGCGATCAGCAGCGGCGTGTCGACAATGAAGCTGTCGATCTCGTACCAGTGGTCGCCGATCCGCACATCGACGTTGCTGTGCGACACAGCGCCCGGGACGAGCCGGTAGATCGACGCCGGCATCAGGCCGCTCAGCACCGACTTCGAGATAACGACGAAGTGGTGATACGCCTCGATCTCGACGGCGTTCAGCAGTGCGACCAGCAGCCGCGCTTTGGTCGTGCAGCATCCGACACCGGCGGCCAACGCGTCTTCGGGCAGGTCGTGGTCGAAGTGCGTGGTGAATCCGAACTTCAC
The sequence above is a segment of the Candidatus Flexicrinis affinis genome. Coding sequences within it:
- a CDS encoding Zn-dependent alcohol dehydrogenase, whose product is MKTRAAVLTAPNRHFEVVTLDLQPPREGEVLVQIKACGVCHSDWHVATGDTKQPMPCVTGHEGAGVIVEVGQNVRDLSAGQHVMLSWAPDCGECFYCLRGQPNLCTTYTDPLWEGVMLDGTPRLSWDGRPVYHYCGLAAFSEYAVVPAPACIPLPDDMPLAPAALVGCAVATGVGAALYTAHIRPGESVVVYGAGGVGLNAIQGAALCGAYPIVAVDLGAEKEGIARVMGATHFVQGGAGAIEAIRTLTGGRGADHVIETVGATAVQEQALGAVRPGGVLTLVGLSPMGSGTNLPGALIVRKEFTIKGSYYGSVSPRRDFPHFVDLYQTGRLKLDELIARTYPLDDVNTAFTDMLAGAPGRGVVVF